One genomic segment of Pseudomonas sp. p1(2021b) includes these proteins:
- the cysN gene encoding sulfate adenylyltransferase subunit CysN — translation MSHQSDLISEDIVAYLAQHERKELLRFLTCGNVDDGKSTLIGRLLHDSKMIYEDHLEAITRDSKKVGTTGEDVDLALLVDGLQAEREQGITIDVAYRYFSTAKRKFIIADTPGHEQYTRNMATGASTCDLAIILVDARYGVQTQTRRHSFIASLLGIKHIVVAVNKMDLKNFDEQVFESIKADYLKFAEGINLKPSSLHFVPMSALKGDNVVNRSERSPWYTGPALMEILETVEVAADRNFTDLRFPVQYVNRPNLNFRGFAGTIASGVVHKGDEVVVLPSGKSSRVKSIVTFEGELENAGPGQAVTLTMEDEIDISRGDLLVHADNVPPVTDQFDAMLVWMAEEPMLPGKKYDIKRATSYVPGSIASITHKVDVNTLEQGAASALQLNEIGRVKVSLDAAIALDGYDSNRTTGAFIVIDRLTNGTVGAGMIIAPPVLPHGSTGHHGKLAHVSTEERALRFGQQPATVLFSGLSGAGKSTLAYAVERKLFDMGRAVYVLDGQNLRHDLNKGLPQDRAGRTENWRRAAHVARQFNEAGMLTLAAFVAPDAEGREQAKALIGKERLVTVYVQASPIACRERDPQGLYAADGDNIPGESFPYDVPLDADLVIDTQVTSVEEGVKQVLDVLRKRGAI, via the coding sequence ATGTCGCACCAATCCGATTTGATCAGCGAAGACATCGTCGCTTATCTGGCTCAGCACGAGCGCAAAGAACTGCTGCGTTTCCTCACCTGCGGCAACGTGGATGACGGCAAGAGCACCCTGATCGGGCGCCTGCTGCACGACTCCAAGATGATCTACGAGGACCACCTCGAGGCCATCACCCGCGATTCGAAAAAGGTCGGCACCACCGGCGAGGACGTGGACCTGGCGCTGCTGGTCGACGGCCTGCAGGCCGAGCGTGAACAGGGCATCACCATCGATGTCGCCTACCGCTATTTCTCCACTGCCAAGCGCAAGTTCATCATTGCTGACACCCCAGGCCACGAGCAGTACACCCGCAACATGGCCACCGGTGCCTCGACCTGCGACCTGGCGATCATCCTGGTCGATGCGCGCTACGGTGTGCAGACCCAGACCCGCCGCCACAGCTTCATCGCCTCGTTGCTGGGCATCAAGCATATCGTGGTCGCGGTCAACAAGATGGACCTGAAGAACTTCGACGAGCAGGTGTTCGAGTCGATCAAGGCCGACTACCTGAAGTTCGCCGAGGGCATCAACCTCAAGCCGTCGAGCCTGCACTTCGTGCCGATGTCGGCGCTCAAGGGCGACAACGTGGTCAACCGCAGCGAGCGTTCGCCGTGGTACACCGGCCCTGCGCTGATGGAAATCCTCGAGACCGTGGAAGTGGCGGCCGACCGTAACTTCACCGACCTGCGCTTCCCGGTGCAGTACGTCAACCGCCCGAACCTGAACTTCCGCGGTTTTGCCGGCACCATCGCCAGCGGCGTCGTGCACAAGGGTGACGAAGTGGTCGTGCTGCCCTCGGGCAAGAGCAGCCGGGTCAAGTCCATCGTCACCTTCGAAGGCGAGTTGGAAAACGCAGGGCCCGGCCAGGCCGTGACCCTGACCATGGAAGACGAGATCGATATTTCCCGTGGCGATCTGCTGGTGCATGCCGACAACGTCCCACCGGTGACCGACCAGTTCGACGCCATGCTGGTGTGGATGGCCGAAGAGCCGATGCTGCCGGGCAAGAAGTACGACATCAAGCGCGCCACCAGCTACGTGCCGGGCTCTATCGCCAGCATCACTCACAAGGTGGATGTGAATACCCTGGAGCAGGGCGCCGCCAGCGCGCTGCAACTGAACGAGATCGGCCGCGTCAAGGTCAGCCTGGACGCCGCTATCGCCCTGGACGGCTACGACAGCAACCGCACCACCGGTGCGTTCATCGTCATCGACCGCCTGACCAACGGCACCGTCGGCGCCGGCATGATCATCGCACCGCCGGTATTGCCGCACGGCAGCACCGGTCACCACGGCAAGCTGGCCCACGTTTCCACCGAGGAGCGTGCCCTGCGCTTCGGCCAGCAGCCGGCTACCGTGCTGTTCAGCGGCCTGTCCGGTGCAGGCAAGAGCACCCTGGCCTATGCCGTGGAGCGCAAGTTGTTCGACATGGGCCGTGCGGTATACGTGCTCGACGGCCAGAACCTGCGTCACGACCTGAACAAAGGCCTGCCGCAGGACCGCGCCGGCCGTACCGAGAACTGGCGCCGTGCCGCCCATGTGGCGCGCCAGTTCAACGAAGCCGGCATGCTGACCCTGGCGGCCTTCGTGGCGCCGGACGCCGAAGGCCGCGAGCAGGCCAAGGCGCTGATCGGCAAGGAGCGCCTGGTCACCGTCTACGTGCAGGCATCGCCGATCGCCTGCCGCGAGCGCGACCCACAAGGCCTGTATGCCGCCGACGGCGACAACATCCCGGGCGAAAGCTTCCCGTACGATGTGCCGCTGGATGCGGACCTGGTGATCGACACCCAGGTCACCAGCGTCGAAGAAGGTGTCAAGCAAGTGCTGGACGTGCTGCGCAAGCGCGGCGCGATCTGA
- a CDS encoding tail fiber domain-containing protein, whose protein sequence is MTIKKVASIVLLALSATVASVAYADIGAKCCPFSDERLKTNVETLLDSTNTLTKIHGVRFKWKDSGREDIGVVAQNVKAVYPELVHEKDGMLTVDYEKLVGPLIESVRELNQRIEVLEKAQVAH, encoded by the coding sequence ATGACCATCAAGAAAGTCGCCTCCATCGTGCTCCTCGCACTCTCCGCTACGGTGGCAAGCGTTGCCTACGCCGACATCGGCGCCAAGTGCTGCCCGTTCAGCGACGAGCGTTTGAAGACCAACGTCGAGACCCTGCTGGACTCGACCAATACCTTGACCAAGATCCACGGCGTGCGCTTCAAGTGGAAGGACTCGGGACGCGAGGACATCGGCGTCGTCGCGCAGAACGTCAAAGCGGTATACCCCGAACTGGTGCACGAAAAGGACGGCATGCTGACCGTCGATTACGAGAAGCTGGTGGGCCCGCTGATCGAGTCGGTGCGCGAGTTGAATCAGCGTATCGAAGTGCTGGAAAAGGCCCAGGTCGCCCATTGA